Proteins from a genomic interval of Trifolium pratense cultivar HEN17-A07 linkage group LG6, ARS_RC_1.1, whole genome shotgun sequence:
- the LOC123891914 gene encoding F-box/kelch-repeat protein At3g23880-like → MYLRCICSNKYEYAIGKEEKKCITLPSTVVLPHDLIVELLSYLPVKSLVRFRSVCKSWKTVIYDPTFVKLHLKRSPTRNPLFTLTTYHVPRTLGYYYSVIPYPISRFIENRSFNLSVDPYYSLEDKECSHIVGTCNGLICLSHYSYIDDQFNKEFWLRLWNPATRTISPQFGYFRGFYVFDFKFGYDNSTGKYKVVAFRYHNQKSNVRILSFGDNVWRDIEGLPAVPVHLHFNYHEHAAIGCVYLCGSLNWLAIHNINEYNYKDITVGQFLIVSLDLGTETYNQYMLPRRVDGVLSGTPTVSVLGGCLCFSYSYKETDFVIWQMKKFGVEDSWTQFLKISFHNLQVECNFSKPRMMHYFELVPLFLSENGDTLALTSIGDSNAILYNLSDNRVEQTKFTAARITTSGCSQWRNQKKITGWAAKKFMTYNL, encoded by the exons atgt ATTTGCGCTGCATTTgttcaaacaaatatgaataTGCAATTggcaaagaagaaaagaaatgtaTCACTCTGCCGTCTACGGTGGTCCTCCCTCATGATCTCATCGTCGAGTTACTTTCCTATCTTCCGGTAAAATCTCTTGTCCGATTCAGGTCTGTTTGCAAGTCTTGGAAAACTGTAATTTACGATCCCACTTTTGTGAAATTGCACCTCAAGAGATCACCAACAAGAAATCCACTCTTTACACTAACAACGTACCATGTACCACGTACTCTTGGATATTATTACAGTGTCATTCCATACCCCATATCTCGCTTCATTGAGAACCGGTCATTCAACCTTTCCGTCGATCCTTACTATTCTTTGGAAGACAAAGAATGTTCACATATAGTTGGTACCTGCAATGGATTGATCTGTTTGTCTCATTATTCTTACATTGATGATCAGTTTAATAAAGAGTTCTGGCTCCGTTTGTGGAACCCGGCCACTAGGACAATATCTCCACAATTTGGGTATTTTCGTGGTTTTTATGTTTTCGACTTTAAGTTTGGTTATGACAATTCAACCGGAAAATATAAGGTGGTGGCATTCCGTTACCATAATCAGAAAAGCAATGTGAGAATTCTCAGTTTCGGTGATAATGTTTGGAGAGATATTGAAGGTTTACCTGCTGTTCCTGTTCATCTTCATTTTAATTATCATGAACATGCTGCTATTGGTTGTGTATATTTGTGTGGTAGCCTTAACTGGTTGGCTATTCACAATATCAATGAGTATAACTATAAGGATATTACAGTTGGGCAATTTCTTATTGTTTCACTTGATTTAGGGACAGAGACATATAATCAGTATATGCTACCTCGTCGTGTTGATGGAGTTCTGTCAGGAACGCCAACCGTTAGTGTGTTAGGGGGCTGcctttgtttttcttattcttacaaAGAAACTGATTTTGTTATATGGCAAATGAAGAAATTTGGGGTTGAAGATTCTTGGACTCAATTTCTTAAAATTAGTTTTCATAATCTTCAAGTAGAGTGCAACTTTAGTAAGCCTAGGATGATGCATTATTTTGAATTGGTGCCGTTGTTTCTTTCTGAGAATGGTGATACACTGGCGCTTACGAGCATTGGAGATTCCAATGCAATTCTCTATAATTTGAGTGATAACAGAGTAGAGCAAACAAAATTTACTGCAGCTAGAATTACTACTAGTGGTTGTAGTcagtggcggaaccagaaaAAAATTACTGGGTGGGCCGCTAAAAAATTTATGACTTATAATTTATGA